DNA sequence from the Candidatus Aminicenantes bacterium genome:
GCGTCCATCGGGTTTTCCGTCACGCGGCCGAATCCCAGGTCCGCCCTCATCTTCTCCCGATCGAGGGCGACCGTCGAGCCGGCCAGCGCCCCCGACCCGAGCGGCAGGACGTCGACCCTGGCCAAGGCCTCCCCTAGCCGCTCCCTCGCCCGCACCATCGGCGCGGCAAACGACATCGCCCACATCGAGAACGGTACGACCTGCGCCGGTTGGAGATGCGTGTATCCCGGCCATACCGCCTCCGGATGCGCCTCGGCCAGCCGGGCTAGAGCCGCTTCCGTCGCCGCCACGGCTTCGATCGCTTCCGGGATCTTCTCTTTCAGCCACAGTCGCTCGTCGGTCGTTACCTGCTCGTTCCGGCTGCGGCCGGTGTGGAGCTTCCGCCCGACTTCGCCGATCTCCTCGGTTAGAAGAATCTCGACCGCCGAATGGATATCCTCGAACCTCGAGATGTCGGCCTCGCCGGCCGCGATCCGCGCCCCCACCCGAGCCAACCCCGCCAACGTCTCTTCGACTTCGCTTGGACTTAAAATCCCCGCTCGTCCCAACGCCCTGGCGTAAGCCGCCGAGGCCAGGATCTCCGCCGCGGCCAGAAAGGAGTCCTCTTTAATCGAGGCATTGAACCGATCGAACAATTCCACGCGCGCCTGACCCGCGAACCTCCGTCCCCAGACCGTCCCCGTTCCGGCGCCAGGCGGCCTTCCGCCTGAACTGCC
Encoded proteins:
- a CDS encoding lyase family protein, translated to MELFDRFNASIKEDSFLAAAEILASAAYARALGRAGILSPSEVEETLAGLARVGARIAAGEADISRFEDIHSAVEILLTEEIGEVGRKLHTGRSRNEQVTTDERLWLKEKIPEAIEAVAATEAALARLAEAHPEAVWPGYTHLQPAQVVPFSMWAMSFAAPMVRARERLGEALARVDVLPLGSGALAGSTVALDREKMRADLGFGRVTENPMDA